Proteins encoded within one genomic window of Clupea harengus chromosome 10, Ch_v2.0.2, whole genome shotgun sequence:
- the zbtb7a gene encoding zinc finger and BTB domain-containing protein 7A, giving the protein MSSGAGGRGSRHARSRVGCGVGVSRDVEEGPVGIPFPEHSADVLGSLNEQRLSGLLCDVLLVVQEREFHAHRSVLASCSPYFHKLFTSGLAANHQSVYALDFVQAEALAALLDFAYTATLTVSHSSVADILSAARLLEISPVQDVCTHLLDTKVLSPPAGSEPDEEAEREEERSKSGGRGGGGGAREQGNQLRAREYLEFFQQGAHWGSSSCSTPELRDPLTHQHFSQRNGAERNGTPNAPHEYDSPLALALAQPPMQDPEEDEEDEEDPEVSSAWARGNGGVSGGGEAVLPHYYAPGAQNGHFYLQTERVKLEHEQEQEQERAERERDQERDRKRDRDRDRDRNQDRDQDRDQNQDRERDPERGSASALLQQMMDSIERQKEREAAGEEPPDGEDPDVEFYLKYFNSAQHEEGSAAVATAAAAVSQGLLWSVRGGASQAGAGATGERKMRSKAFQKCPICSKVIQGAGKLPRHIRTHTGEKPYECAICKVRFTRQDKLKVHMRKHTGEKPYLCTQCGAAFAHNYDLKNHMRVHTGLRPYQCSSCFKTFVRSDHLHRHLKKDGCNGIPSRRGRKPRVRDPELLEASSVGLPGPGPGPGPGARSGRGRRRLEAAPPPAALAAPAAAAMEGGPGSRSRSPARSGKAGEESQ; this is encoded by the exons ATGTCGTCGGGGGCCGGCGGACGAGGGAGTCGTCACGCGCGGTCGCGCGTCGGCTGCGGTGTCGGCGTCTCCAGGGACGTGGAGGAGGGCCCGGTGGGCATCCCGTTCCCCGAGCATAGCGCCGACGTCCTGGGCAGCCTGAACGAGCAGCGGCTGAGCGGCCTGCTGTGCGACGTGCTGCTGGTCGTGCAGGAGCGCGAGTTCCATGCGCACCGCTCCGTCCTGGCCTCGTGCAGCCCCTACTTCCACAAGCTCTTCACCTCCGGTCTGGCCGCCAACCACCAGAGCGTCTACGCTCTCGACTTCGTCCAGGCCGAGGCGCTGGCGGCCCTGCTGGACTTCGCCTACACGGCCACGCTGACGGTTAGCCACAGCAGCGTGGCCGACATCCTGAGCGCTGCACGCCTGCTGGAGATCTCGCCCGTCCAAGATGTCTGCACACACCTGCTGGACACCAAAGTGCTCTCCCCGCCG GCGGGCAGTGAGCCAGATGAGGAagctgagagagaagaagagaggtcCAAGAGTGgcggccgaggaggaggaggaggagcaagagagcaggggaaccagctgcgcgcccgcGAGTACCTAGAGTTCTTTCAGCAGGGGGCGCACtggggcagcagcagctgcagcacgcCAGAGCTCAGGGACCcgctcacacaccagcactttAGCCAGCGCAACGGAGCGGAGCGCAACGGGACCCCCAACGCCCCGCACGAGTACGACTCGCCCCTGGCCCTCGCCCTGGCACAGCCACCTATGCAGGACcccgaggaggacgaggaggacgaggaagacCCAGAGGTGTCCTCGGCCTGGGCCCGGGGCAACGGGGGGGTCAGCGGCGGCGGCGAGGCCGTACTGCCCCACTACTATGCCCCGGGAGCCCAGAACGGACATTTCTACCTCCAGACGGAGCGCGTGAAACTGGAGcatgagcaggagcaggagcaggagcgggcGGAACGGGAACGGGATCAGGAGCGAGATCGGAAGCGGGATCGGGATCGGGATCGGGATCGGAATCAGGATCGGGATCAGGATCGGGATCAAAATCAGGACCGGGAGCGCGATCCAGAGCGAGGCTCGGCCAGCGCCCTCCTGCAGCAGATGATGGACTCCATCGAGCGGCAGAAAGAGCGGGAGGCGGCGGGCGAGGAGCCGCCCGACGGGGAGGACCCGGACGTGGAGTTTTACTTGAAGTACTTTAACAGCGCGCAGCACGAGGAGGGCTCCGCCGCCGtggccaccgccgccgccgccgtctCCCAGGGCCTGCTGTGGTCGGTGCGCGGCGGGGCCAGCCAGGCCGGCGCGGGGGCCACGGGCGAGAGGAAGATGCGCTCCAAGGCCTTCCAGAAGTGCCCCATCTGCTCCAAGGTCATCCAGGGCGCGGGCAAGCTGCCCCGGCACATCCGCACGCACACGGGAGAGAAGCCCTACGAGTGCGCCATCTGCAAAGTGCGCTTCACCAG GCAGGACAAGCTCAAGGTTCACATGCGCAAGCACACGGGGGAGAAGCCTTACCTGTGCACCCAGTGCGGCGCTGCGTTCGCCCACAACTACGACCTGAAGAACCACATGCGCGTCCACACCGGCCTGCGGCCCTACCAGTGCTCCAGCTGCTTCAAGACGTTTGTGCGCTCCGACCATCTCCACCGCCACCTCAAGAAGGACGGCTGCAACGGCATCCCGTCGCGGCGCGGACGCAAGCCCCGGGTGCGGGACCCCGAGCTCCTGGAGGCCTCTTCTGTGGGGCTCCCGGGACCCGGCCCTGGCCCTGGCCCCGGCGCGCGCAGCGGGAGGGGCAGAAGGCGCCTGGAGGCGGCTCCTCCTCCCGCTGCCCTCGCCGCCCCCGCCGCGGCCGCCATGGAAGGAGGCCCAGGAAGCCGCTCACGCAGCCCCGCTCGCTCCGGGAAGGCTGGGGAGGAGTCGCAGTGA